In the genome of Paenibacillus sp. GP183, the window CAAAGCGAAAACACTGAGCACGGCCACCAGCATTCGCAGCCACGCGGCGATCCACTTGGCGCTAACGAGCCAAAGCCGCGAATACGGCAACGTGAGCCACCAGCCGTAGGTCTCGTTTTCCCATTCCCTCTTTAGAATAGCGACCCCGAATGCGATCAATACGTAGGGAACGCCGATCCATACGGACCATAGTCGCTTCAATGGCAGTTCATAATGAACGGAATAATAAGTAGTGATTCCGGCACCGACAATCACGATCAGCGCGAGGTAAAGGAATACCCAACCTTTGGAGAGATGCAGCCGGCTGCGCCCTTTCCAGCTTCCTTTCAGCTTGAATTCATGATGCACCATTTTCCAAAACATGCCGGATGGATTCACCGTTCCCACTCCTTTTTGTACAGTGTCCGGAACACATCGTGCAAGGATCCGTGCCGGGCCCGCAATTCATCCGTTTCGCCCGACCAAATGGCTCTCCCTTGATTCATCATCACGGTGTAGTCGAACAATCCCTCGACCTCCTGAATATCGTGGGTGCTGATCAATACGGACTGCTCACTGTGCTCCAGATAATCGAACAAACCGGCAACGATAGCTTCTCTGGAAAGCACGTCGATCCCGGCAAACGGTTCGTCCAAGATGATCAGCGGCACATGCCGTGCCAAACAGAGGACGAGCATAACCCGGGCCTCCTGTCCGCGGCTCATGCCGGCGATTTTCATGTTGAGTTCGATATCCATAAAGGCAACTAGCCACCGCGCGATCTCTATATCGAAGCGCGGAAGGAACGATTGTCCCCAATCGAATGCTTGCTGCGCCGTATAATTCGGATACCATCGCGCTCTGTCCGGCAAATAGGCGATTCCTTGGTTCGTTTGCCAACCGACCGGTTGACCGAGCACTTCCAGCCTCCCTTCATCCGGTCTGATCAAACCGGTGATCGCGCGAAACAGGCTGGACTTGCCGCATCCATTGGGACCGAGTATCCCGACGATCCGGCCGGCTGGAATGGTAAGATTAAGGTCGTCGAGCGCGGTTTTCTTGTCATATCGCTTCGTCACTTTTTCGGCAACGACAATGGGTGAAGTCACGGCTCCATCCCTCCTCTATCCAATTGTTTCTTTTTCATGACATAGTGTTCAATATCCGTCCAGGCAACCCCCAGGCTTTCCATTTGCGCCATAAAAGCGTCAATATATTTGGTTGCAAGATCAGTACGAAACGACCTTACGCGCTCCGCCGATGAAGTGACATAAGTTCCTTGTCCGCGGCGTTTTTCTGTTAACCCGTCCCTCTCCAATTCCTGATAAGCCCGCATGACGGTATTCGGATTAATGCGCAATTCCTGCGCCAATTCCCGAACAGAAGGCATCCTGTCTCCCAACCCGATCTCTCCTTTCGCGATAGCGCTTCGCACCTGATCAAGTATTTGTTCGTATATCGGTTGACTGAAGTCGATCCGGAATCGCAGCCAGGCATTCGAAGATTGTTCCATGGGCGTTCCTCCTGTCGTCCACACTTGCATTAAGTGTATTATATCACTTAATACACTTAATGCAAGCCCATAATAGAAATCCAGGGTATTACGATCGTATCTGATACTACTCACATCATCTGCAAAATGTTGGTCCAGTTTTAGTCGATACACGGATTCTCCAACCTGGTGGCATTGTTGAATAGCTGATTTTTGCTTGACCCTAACACTAAGGTCAGGGTTTATAATGAGAATATCTCGAGCAGAAAGAGAAGATGCAGTAGAAGATTGGGAAGTTAGCGAAGTGAGGGTTATATTAATTTGTATAATCTACAAGAAAGGAAAAAAGATGCGTTATGGATATTACGCCACAAGAAGAAAACATGATTAAGGCTCTCCGTGAGGCTGCATTACCACCTTTATTTGTGCTCATACGAATTAGAAATGATATTTCAAATGATACTGAAAATGTCGAAGAGAGCCGAAGAGATGACGTCGTAAAAACATTAGAAAAATACATCGGCCCACTATGGGAAGACTATCATGAGGGGAAGAATTCACAAGCCAAAGAAAGACCTTAACGAATTAATCTTAACTATGCAGTGGCTACAAACCAGCACCACTTTGATTGATATCATTACGAGGGACGGATACGATAGTTGAATGAGACCTAAAGATACATGTTTGCAAGAAGTACTTCAAAACTTATTTGTAGTTCAGCCTTTTTTTCCAAACAACCACTTCAAAACTTTATTTGTATTTTATTTTCATGAAAGAAACCAGCAAAACCTTGCGTTTGCTGGTTTCTTGCACTTCAAGACTTTATTGTCTCCCAACATTTAATGCTAAAGTTAATGCTAATAATAGCGATTATCGAAGACTATGTTTATAAAGAGAGAAACACTTTAGTTACAATAGGAAAAGAAGGAGGGATTTCCTTCCATATTGCCGAATTATTGCACTAGGAAGTGACCATGTGATCTCTATCATTATGTTTATTTTTAATGGATACACCAAATTTAAATGATGACCTAGCCTTAAACTTTGGCTAGGTCATTTTTTTATTGTAGACTTATTACATTTTGGTATATAAGGTAATAATTCATCATTAATATTTATTTTAAAATAAAATATAATGAAAAATATATGAATAGCAAATATTATTTTGGGGGGATAATTATGATTAATGGCTACGAATTAGCCACGGCTTGGGTTTCAGAAGTTGGTATTTGTTTGGAAGATCGTACTTATTCGGGAAAGACTGCAATTCGAGAACAATGGTTTCAGAAAGCTAAGATTCATGGACCTTGGGCTATTACAGTAAATCACCTCCCCTGTGACTCATCACGTATATATCTAAACAATTATAATTTCGAGGTGTGTAAAGTTATTGAATTCACATTATTAGATCAAGTTGATTTAGAGCAATACTATAGCCTTATTGAGATCTATAAAGAAAGCAAGCGTAAGTTCGATCGCCTAAAACGGGGATATAACTATGGATCCTTACGCTAAGTTAGAGATAGGACAGGAAGAAATTATTTTACCGGCGATAAGTACCTTATATTGCCTGCAACCAATGGGTTTAAATACAATGGCTGCTGAATCCCTAACAAGTTATATCGCTCGACAATCTCAGGCGCATTGCATCAAAACTGGAAATCTGTTCTCAAGGCTCTTATTCCCGTATTTAGATAAGGAATATATGAACCAGGGCGGAAGTGGCTTTTACACTTCAGCCCACTTAATAAATGGATTAACAAAAATTGCAACTGAATTTGTAGACATGCTACGCGAATTAACCCTAAGCAACATTTTAGATCAACTTACTTTGTTACGGTATAAAAATGTGATTCCTACTCGGGGATTGTTAAGAAGAAATAAGGCATGGTGCCCCTTGTGTTTTCAAGAGATGAGAGAACAAAAACTTACTGTTTATGAACCACTAATGTGGATGCTCCAAGCTTTGAGTGTATGTATGAAGCATGACATTAGTCTTCAAGAAATATGTCCACACTGTTCAAATACAAATTTAGTTCTAGAAGGCAGAAGTGCTCCCGGTTACTGTTCAAACTGCTCCTCTTGGCTTGGTAGTCGAGAAGAAGAAAGGATTCAGACTAAGGCTAATGAATGGGAACTTTGTAAGGGGAGATTAATTAAAGATCTGCTTTCGTCTGAGATATCAGATTTTAAAAGAGATGATGTCAAATGGACTTTAATGAAGTTAGCCCAGCTTTACACGAATGACAATATATCTGGGTTTGCCAAGTTTATAGGTGTTCCTAAAACATCATTCTGGGGATGGTATACAGGAAAAAACCTTCCGACCCTCGAGGATGTAATGAGGATATGCAACAAATGCGACATCTCACTTGGTTCTTTTTATTCTGGGAATAGGTTAGGTAGTAATAGTCAATATGTGATATCTGCAAAAAGAATCAAAAAAGAAAACTTCATACTCACACAAAAGTCGGTAGCTGAAGTGGGCAGGATATTTAAACAATTGGTGTTGGATCGAAAAAATATGCGAATAAACGTTACAAGTATGGCTAAAGAAGTGCAAGTCAATAAAAAGACATTGTATAAGTATTTTGGACCAATTTGTAAACAGCAGACGCGTATGAACAGGTATTACAAAGTCGGACAAAAGAATTTACGGATTATTAAATTAAGTGGTGAAATATCAAAAGCATTTTCTTCGTTATTTAGTTCGGGTTTATTGCCTACTGTTCGTAGAATCGAGATAGAGTTACAGCGGCCAGCTATCTTACGAGAGAAAAAGATGAGTCGGCATTATAAATTGTGTAGGGAAGTATTCAATATATAGGTGATAATTGAAAAATTATATCTAGATGTAGTAGGATTTTTTGAATTAGTGGAGAATTATGATAATTAAACCAATAACAGGCGGTGATGGAAATGTTGAATGATGATGATTTCAGGAAAATATGTGAGTTACATCATCTCTCTAAAGAGGCTATTGAAGTTATTCAGCAAATTAGAACTTCTCCACCGGCAAGAAGAGTATCAAGCACCAGAGGAAGTCTGTCTGGCTTTTACAGCAGCAAAAAAATGGGAGTTACTATTCAATATGAAAGCCATACTTTGGAGCTCCCCATCACTTACCTTTTAGAACATGATCCAAAAGTTTATGAGTTCTATGATCAGCCGCCAACTTTTCCAATTCGGTATTTGGTGAATGGGAAGCGACGCGGCCATCTATACACAGCCGATCAGTTCGTAATCTCGGAGGATTTCGTCGGTTGGCAGGAATGTAAAACTGAAGAGAAGTTTGAAAAATTATCGAAAGAACACCCCGAACGATATTGACAGAACAAGGCACTTGGGACATGCCACCAGTAAGGGAATACGCAGAGCAGCTCGGTTTATCTTTTCGAATTCGTACTGATAAGGAAATTGATTGGGTGTTTCAAAGCAATCTTCAATTTCTTGAGGATTACCTGCTAGAGGAAAATGTAGAAGTTCCACAGGACATGAGACAAAAGATAATGGATATCGTAAACGAGAAGCAGGGAATATCACTTAAAGAATTAATTAATCGATTTGGTGGACAATCTGACTCAGTATATAAATTAATTGTGTTGGATGATATTTATATTGACTTGTGTCAAGAAAGATTAACTGAGTGGGAATATGTTCGAGTATATACCAATGAGATTATAGCCAACGTACATGCCAAGCTACGCTATTGTCATAAAACAGAAGGGAAGTTTACTGGGGCGGTCGATATAAAAGCAGGTAACAAAGTCCAATGGGATGGTCGGGCTTGGACTATCCTAAATCACGGGGAAACTACCACAATACTTCTCGGTGAAAGCAATGAACAACTTCCACTCACTAATGAGGTGTTTATTGATTTAATAAAATCTGGTGACATTCAAAACTTGAGGGCTGATTTCAAAGAAGAAGACGAATTGTTGAGTGAAATTTTATCGACTGCTGGTCCAATGGACTTGGAGAAGGCAATAAGAAGATTCAATATTGTATTTCCCTTAATCAACTGCGAAATGTCCGTCGAAGATTCCGGTATTCCATCCCGTACATTACGTGGTTGGATAAGTGATTATAAGAAAGGGGAAGAGGTCCACGGTAATGGGTTCATTGGTCTACTACCTGATTCCAAAAGTCAAGGAAATAGAACACCTCGGTTGTCGGAAGAAACTAAAGCTCTAATTGATGTATACATTGAAGAAGAATATGAAACTAGTACGAACAAAAAGATGAAAACGGTGTGGAGGGCTCTTAAAGAGAAGTGTGCTGAGAAGAAGATTCACTGTCCAAGCTATCAAACATTTTGTGAACATGTAAAATTAAGACCTCTATACGAACAGACTAAAAAGCGGGAAGGATTTAAAGCCGCGAATAATCATAAGCCTTTTTATTTTGAGTTAGAACAGACTACTCCTCGTCATGGAGAACGCCCTTTTCAAATTGGACATATTGATCATACAGAACTTGATCTTGACTTAAGATGTCCTAAGACAGGTAAGTCATTGGGAAAGGCATGGATCACATTTCTTGTAGATGCATTCACAAGGCGAATTCTGGCCTTTTACTTATCATTCAACCCTCCAAGTTATCGTTCTTGCATGATGGTTATTAGAGAATGTGTAAAAAGACATGGCCGACTGCCAAGAAATCTCGTTGTTGACGGTGGTAAGGAATTTGCCAGTGTTTACTTTGACACTTTGTTAGCATTATACAAAATTAATAAAAAGGAACGTAAAGGACAACCACGGTTTGGTTCAGTTATTGAAAGACTTTTTGGCGTTACAAATGAAATGTTGATTCATAATCTATTAGGTAACACTCAAGTGATGAAAAATGTTAGACAAGTCACTCCGGATGTAAATCCAAAGGGAAAATCAGTTTGGACATTATCTGAATTAACACAATTAATGGCCTTGTGGACATACGAGGTCTACGATACGAAAGATCACATTGCTTTGGGTGAAAGTCCGAGGGATGCCCATTTACATGGAATGGCTCAATCGGGACAACGTGAATTTACGATGATTCCGTACAACGAAGATTTCAAGATGCTAACTTTGCCAACAACAAGAAATAAAACTGCTAAGGTTTATGTGGGTCGAGGAATCAAGCTAAACTACATTTATTACTACTCGCCTGCTCTAAGACAAGCAGATGTGGAGAATACTCAGGTTCCAGTACGTTATGACCCATTTAATGTAGGCATCGCATACGCATTTGTAAAGGGCAGATGGACTCAGTTAAGGTCAGAGCAGTACATGACATTTATTAATCGAACTGAAAAAGAAATTCAAATTATTACTGAAGAACTTAAGAAAAGAACAAGCAATACGGTGAAAGCCGGTGATAGTATAACTGCTTCTAAGATTGCGGCTTTCCTTAACTCGTCCGAAGGAAAACAAATTACATTAATGCAGCATCTTAAAGATCTTGAATCACGACAAGCGCAGATGGTTCTAGACGGGAAACCAGCAACAGAACCAGTGAACAGCCAAGTTTCAAAAGAGCAAAACATAGAGACTCATTCTATGGTCGAAAACCATGCAAATAAAGGAACTACCATAAGGCAACCCTCGAAGCCGAAGTTGCGTGAAAATCCAACATACATTGCATACGGGGAGTTGTCATAATGACTAAAAAAATTGCACCTACAAATCCAAACTCCATTGAGGTACCAAGATTTCCAGAAGCTCTGCTTTCATCATCAATCCAGGAGCGAGTAAAATACTTTGAAAACTATCAAACAAATCATCCTCATTTAAGTGAAGCTAGAGATAAATTGCTAGACGCCATCACCAATCCAGGTAATCGGTCAATTGTCATGGTTTGTGGTCCAAGTGGGGTCGGTAAATCGACCCTCTTCAAAGTTGTTAGAAATCACATCATCAAAAATTTTGTGCAAACGAATAAAGGACATATACCGATTGTAGGGGTTGAGGCAGTAGCCCCCGACAATAGCAATTTTGATATTAGGGATTTTTATATTCGATCTTTGGAAGCTTTAATGGAGCCGTTAATCGAATACAAGATTTATTATGAAGACGATATTAAGTATTCAAATGATGATAAAAACAGAGATCTTCGGAAGTCTCTAGAGAATGCTCTTAAGAACCGTGCCCCTAAGGCCTTTTTAATTGATGAAGCTCAACATTTTACAAAAGTTACATCTGGGAAAAAACTAGAGGGTCAAATGGATTTGTTGAAGTCTATGGCCTCACTTTCTAAGGTTTTGCATGTACTAATAGGCACATATGAATTAGTTCCTTTCATAAACCAGAGTGGGCAACTTTCTCGCAGGGAATTCAACATTCATTTACCGCGCTATCGTCATGAAAATAAAAATGATATGCAGGCCTTCGAAAACGTTATTTATATTTTCCAACGTAATATTCCGTTGGAAAAGGAACCGGATCTCGTATCACATATTGATTATTTATATGAAGGAACCATTGGGTGTGTTGGAACATTGAAAGATTGGTTATTTAAAGCTGTCAAGGAAACATTGGAGTCTAAGAAAAAAAAGTTAACTATGGACTGTTTGAAGAAACATGCATACCAAACTGATCAGTGTATGACAATGCTTTTAGAGGCTCGTGAAAACGAAGACTTTGATGTAGAGAATGAGATTAAAAGCGCTGAGTATAGAAATTTACTATACCACGGAGTTATACCATCAAATAAAAACCAATCAAAAAAGAATGAAACAAATACAGGGGGAAATAAAAAACCGGGAGTAAGGAAACCAACACGCGATCCTGTGGGAGTACAGCAAATGTAATAATGAGCGATTGGTGTTCTGGAAAGGAGGGGAGATGTTGTACAATCAAATTGTTTTTATTGATGATGAGAGAATATTAGCTGATATTTTGAATAAAGTTAGTTGTTTATATTCATTACCTCCAATATACATAAATAGTTTTGAGGTCGAGAGTTTAACGAGTTATATTTCTAGGCTAGCTGTGAAACACTCATTAAGTGCGGGGATGTCCAATAAATGAAGCGACGGGAGTCGTACAAGCACAGTTTTGCTTCTGTCCTAGTATTAGTCCTTATAATTAGTTTAGCATCGAATTTTGCACAGCTTTCATACAAATGCGTTTATAGCTAAATTGCCCTCAAAATTAACTGTGCAGGTGAAGTTGCAAAGGAAGTTATTAATACTTTAGAACTGCTGACACCTCGATGGGGGATAGTAATATGTACGATACCATAACAACAGAGTTTGGTTTTAACGAATATAAAGATGAAGTTAGTACATTTTATTCTTTGGAACCAAGGGGACGGAATAGTTATTTGATTGAATGTTTAACAAGCTATATAACAAGGTTGGCATCAGTTCATAATGTTTCTACTGGTAGACTGTTAATATTTATAAATCAATTAAATGTGATTTCTCCACTCACCAGTAGCAGGAAAAATCCCGTTGAACTAGGAAAGCAGTTGAATGGCGTAGGAAGTGCATCCAAAGACTATTGTATGATTTTAAATAATCTTACTTTGCAGCAAGATCTCACCGAATTAACATTGATTCCATGGGTTGGAGTTAGAGCATCGCGGTTACTTCGAAAGTCTAGGGCTTGGTGTCCACTATGTTTAAGCGAATGGAAGAACCAACATAAAACGATTTATGAGCCTTTAATTTGGTCCATGAAACATGTCACATTTTGTCCAAAACATAATATTCGTTTGCATGAACAATGTATTCACTGTAAGTCTGATGTGTCATTTTTAGTATCAAACAACAGGGTAGGTCGATGCACAAAATGTTATAGATGGTTGGGGGAAGGGGGGCTTTTAAAAACCGAGCCAATCTCTGAATGGGAACGCTGGATAGTAAACAATATTGTATATTTAATGGATAAGATAACACAAAATAAACTCTCTATTAATAGAGACACTGTTGAGCAAATTATAAACTCAATCACGAACGATGGTTTTAAAGGCAATATTTCCGAGGCTGCAAGGAAAATGGGATTTGGCACAATTCTTTATAGTCAATGGAAAAATGGTTATGCATCCACCCCTCTGGAAGCAATATTAAAAATGGCTTACTACGTTGACACACCGGTCACAGAATTAATGGCAAATAATTATAAGTTTAACAAGGATAATTTTAACGTCTCTGCCACAGATATAAGTATTACAAAGAAAAAACGAGATGAGGCATCGTTTCTAGCGGCAAGAAATAAACTTCGGGTAATTATTGATGAAAATGAATTTCCCCCACCCAGTGTATGTGAGGTTGGTAGAAGATTAAAGCTCCATACAAGTTTTTTATATAGACACGCTGGCAATGAATGCAAAATTATTTCAGACAGGTACATGAGTTATAAAAGTGAAATGAGTTCTCGCAGATTATCACAATTACATTCAGATCTGAAGATGATCATTGAGACGAAGTGGAAAAAAGATGGGCAAATTCCAGGTGATCGGTACATACAAAAAAAATTACAAGGTCCATATTATCACGAAG includes:
- a CDS encoding ABC transporter ATP-binding protein, with the protein product MTSPIVVAEKVTKRYDKKTALDDLNLTIPAGRIVGILGPNGCGKSSLFRAITGLIRPDEGRLEVLGQPVGWQTNQGIAYLPDRARWYPNYTAQQAFDWGQSFLPRFDIEIARWLVAFMDIELNMKIAGMSRGQEARVMLVLCLARHVPLIILDEPFAGIDVLSREAIVAGLFDYLEHSEQSVLISTHDIQEVEGLFDYTVMMNQGRAIWSGETDELRARHGSLHDVFRTLYKKEWER
- a CDS encoding GntR family transcriptional regulator; protein product: MEQSSNAWLRFRIDFSQPIYEQILDQVRSAIAKGEIGLGDRMPSVRELAQELRINPNTVMRAYQELERDGLTEKRRGQGTYVTSSAERVRSFRTDLATKYIDAFMAQMESLGVAWTDIEHYVMKKKQLDRGGMEP
- a CDS encoding TniQ family protein, with translation MDPYAKLEIGQEEIILPAISTLYCLQPMGLNTMAAESLTSYIARQSQAHCIKTGNLFSRLLFPYLDKEYMNQGGSGFYTSAHLINGLTKIATEFVDMLRELTLSNILDQLTLLRYKNVIPTRGLLRRNKAWCPLCFQEMREQKLTVYEPLMWMLQALSVCMKHDISLQEICPHCSNTNLVLEGRSAPGYCSNCSSWLGSREEERIQTKANEWELCKGRLIKDLLSSEISDFKRDDVKWTLMKLAQLYTNDNISGFAKFIGVPKTSFWGWYTGKNLPTLEDVMRICNKCDISLGSFYSGNRLGSNSQYVISAKRIKKENFILTQKSVAEVGRIFKQLVLDRKNMRINVTSMAKEVQVNKKTLYKYFGPICKQQTRMNRYYKVGQKNLRIIKLSGEISKAFSSLFSSGLLPTVRRIEIELQRPAILREKKMSRHYKLCREVFNI
- a CDS encoding Mu transposase C-terminal domain-containing protein codes for the protein MPPVREYAEQLGLSFRIRTDKEIDWVFQSNLQFLEDYLLEENVEVPQDMRQKIMDIVNEKQGISLKELINRFGGQSDSVYKLIVLDDIYIDLCQERLTEWEYVRVYTNEIIANVHAKLRYCHKTEGKFTGAVDIKAGNKVQWDGRAWTILNHGETTTILLGESNEQLPLTNEVFIDLIKSGDIQNLRADFKEEDELLSEILSTAGPMDLEKAIRRFNIVFPLINCEMSVEDSGIPSRTLRGWISDYKKGEEVHGNGFIGLLPDSKSQGNRTPRLSEETKALIDVYIEEEYETSTNKKMKTVWRALKEKCAEKKIHCPSYQTFCEHVKLRPLYEQTKKREGFKAANNHKPFYFELEQTTPRHGERPFQIGHIDHTELDLDLRCPKTGKSLGKAWITFLVDAFTRRILAFYLSFNPPSYRSCMMVIRECVKRHGRLPRNLVVDGGKEFASVYFDTLLALYKINKKERKGQPRFGSVIERLFGVTNEMLIHNLLGNTQVMKNVRQVTPDVNPKGKSVWTLSELTQLMALWTYEVYDTKDHIALGESPRDAHLHGMAQSGQREFTMIPYNEDFKMLTLPTTRNKTAKVYVGRGIKLNYIYYYSPALRQADVENTQVPVRYDPFNVGIAYAFVKGRWTQLRSEQYMTFINRTEKEIQIITEELKKRTSNTVKAGDSITASKIAAFLNSSEGKQITLMQHLKDLESRQAQMVLDGKPATEPVNSQVSKEQNIETHSMVENHANKGTTIRQPSKPKLRENPTYIAYGELS
- a CDS encoding ATP-binding protein, whose protein sequence is MTKKIAPTNPNSIEVPRFPEALLSSSIQERVKYFENYQTNHPHLSEARDKLLDAITNPGNRSIVMVCGPSGVGKSTLFKVVRNHIIKNFVQTNKGHIPIVGVEAVAPDNSNFDIRDFYIRSLEALMEPLIEYKIYYEDDIKYSNDDKNRDLRKSLENALKNRAPKAFLIDEAQHFTKVTSGKKLEGQMDLLKSMASLSKVLHVLIGTYELVPFINQSGQLSRREFNIHLPRYRHENKNDMQAFENVIYIFQRNIPLEKEPDLVSHIDYLYEGTIGCVGTLKDWLFKAVKETLESKKKKLTMDCLKKHAYQTDQCMTMLLEARENEDFDVENEIKSAEYRNLLYHGVIPSNKNQSKKNETNTGGNKKPGVRKPTRDPVGVQQM
- a CDS encoding TniQ family protein — encoded protein: MYDTITTEFGFNEYKDEVSTFYSLEPRGRNSYLIECLTSYITRLASVHNVSTGRLLIFINQLNVISPLTSSRKNPVELGKQLNGVGSASKDYCMILNNLTLQQDLTELTLIPWVGVRASRLLRKSRAWCPLCLSEWKNQHKTIYEPLIWSMKHVTFCPKHNIRLHEQCIHCKSDVSFLVSNNRVGRCTKCYRWLGEGGLLKTEPISEWERWIVNNIVYLMDKITQNKLSINRDTVEQIINSITNDGFKGNISEAARKMGFGTILYSQWKNGYASTPLEAILKMAYYVDTPVTELMANNYKFNKDNFNVSATDISITKKKRDEASFLAARNKLRVIIDENEFPPPSVCEVGRRLKLHTSFLYRHAGNECKIISDRYMSYKSEMSSRRLSQLHSDLKMIIETKWKKDGQIPGDRYIQKKLQGPYYHEEVKHIVEKVKQELNLI